A single genomic interval of Schistocerca gregaria isolate iqSchGreg1 unplaced genomic scaffold, iqSchGreg1.2 ptg000400l, whole genome shotgun sequence harbors:
- the LOC126311239 gene encoding uncharacterized protein LOC126311239, whose translation MTAPTFKDLGSLAQNLIFNGFPGQFGFNILALASGLSFTSSASQLANKNICTSLLTSKIFKQQGFTVEGSVSSDGIIPTYTGQLVLQDKLFPGLKTILSGNIITSSDNLKKTCSGKVSTLYYYGNQASVEAVFSYLDKPTLCLNLVASEKDTSIGVSSVISTLSETQKLKEYSVKLQQIPAKNFVMNFFWNSQEQVSTGSSLYYNNKDAKLETAASVSLFPFKPGTPPTFYVAIAKTLDNNASLKARFCSENKTISLALKHRICDELSATLGWQGSLSDDIFTNQKFGLALNFII comes from the exons atgaCCGCACCAACCTTCAAAGACCTAGGATCCCTAGCGCAAA ACCTGATCTTCAATGGATTCCCCGGGCAGTTCGGCTTTAACATCCTCGCGCTCGCCTCCGGATTA AGCTTTACCTCTTCTGCGTCTCAACTCGCCAACAAAAACATCTGCACCTCCCTCCTCACCTCTAAAATATTCAAACAACAAGGGTTCACCGTCGAAGGATCCGTCTCGAGCGATGGCATCATCCCCACCTATACCG GCCAACTCGTTTTACAAGACAAACTCTTTCCTGGACTCAAAACCATCCTGAGCGGGAACATCATCACTTCTTCCGACAACCTCAAGAAAACCTGTTCCGGAAAAGTTTCCACCCTCTACTATTATGGCAATCAAGCCTCAGTCGAAGCCGTTTTTTCCTACCTCGACAAACCAACCCTCTGTCTGAATCTTGTCGCATCCGAGAAAGACACGAGCATCGGTGTCTCCAGCGTCATCTCTACACTCTCAGAAACCCAAAAACTGAAAGAGTATTCTGTCAAGCTTCAACAAATTCCCGCCAAAAATTTTGTCATGAACTTCTTTTGGAACTCTCAAGAGCAAGTTTCCACCGGCAGCAGTCTttattataataacaaagatgcaaagctggaaACAGCCGCCTCTGTCTCTCTATTCCCATTCAAGCCCGGTACGCCGCCAACCTTCTACGTTGCCATAGCTAAAACGCTCGACAACAATGCCTCTCTGAAGGCGCGCTTCTGCAGCGAAAACAAAACAATTTCCCTTGCCCTCAAGCATCGTATCTGCGACGAGTTGTCCGCAACTCTTGGCTGGCAGGGATCCCTGTCAGATGATATTTTCACCAATCAGAAATTCGGCCTCGCCCTAAATTTCATAATCTGA
- the LOC126311238 gene encoding solute carrier family 35 member F1-like yields MAESTHDVATKDAGNYQYIKQKLMVLLVGQIASCMIAGTSIISYTLANEYNIDMPAMQSFLNYLFLFAIYGSIYCANHSFGTTFRKKWMTYLFLAFVDVEANYCIVKAFGYNSLVTVMLFDCATIFFIVLLTMFYLKIRYNWRHFLGIILCVVGVSLQAITGYNKEEGRLIGNFLGILSSILYAISNIGQEKVVKDSGILEFLAFIGFFGVQISGLQVLALEHQQILQFRWNWSAVGLFLGFVCFMYVLYSLTPYIMKFAGSTWFNLSLRTSNGIGAVFEIYVFKKNIYPIYWLFLSIVIIGLCIYHINKPPKTKNPTRDPQIPAV; encoded by the exons ATGGCCGAAAGTACACATGACGTGGCCACTAAAGATGCCGGAAACTACCAATACATCAAACAAAAGCTGATGGTGCTGCTCGTAGGCCAGATTGCATCTTGTATGATAGCCGGCACGAGTATCATCAGCTACACGCTAGCAAACGAATATAATATAGACATGCCCGCTATGCAGTCCTTCCTAAACTACTTGTTTTTGTTTGCCATCTATGGAAGcatatactgtgcaaaccactcaTTCGGGACGACGTTTAGGAAAAAATGGATGACGTATTTGTTTTTGGCATTTGTCGATGTTGAAGCTAATTACTGTA TTGTCAAGGCTTTCGGCTATAACTCTCTTGTGACCGTCATGCTCTTCGACTGTGCTACCATCTTCTTCATCGTTCTTTTGACCATGTTCTACTTAAAGATTCGCTACAATTGGCGTCATTTCTTGGGCATCATACTGTGCGTTGTTGGTGTATCCCTTCAAGCCATCACGGGATACAATAAGGAGGAAGGAAGACTCATCGGCAACTTCTTGGGTATCCTCTCCTCCATCCTCTACGCCATCAGCAACATTGGCCAAGAAAAAGTGGTCAAAGATTCGGGCATTCTTGAATTCTTGGCATTCATCGGGTTCTTCGGTGTTCAAATAAGCGGCCTGCAAGTGTTGGCACTCGAACACCAGCAAATTCTTCAATTCAGATGGAACTGGTCCGCGGTCGGACTCTTCCTAGGATTTGTCTGCTTTATGTATGTCCTGTACAGCCTAACTCCTTATATCATGAAATTCGCTGGTTCCACTTGGTTTAACCTATCATTGCGCACTTCTAATGGTATTGGTGCCGTCTTCGAAATCTACGTCTTTAAAAAAAACATCTACCCGATTTATtggctgttcttgtcaatcgtcatAATCGGATTGTGCATATATCATATCAACAAACCGCCGAAAACTAAAAATCCAACTCGGGACCCCCAAATACCCgctgtgtaa
- the LOC126311240 gene encoding U1 small nuclear ribonucleoprotein 70 kDa-like: protein MTRYLPLHLQELFKPRPPLEYLPPPERHKSRGYTGIAAFVDRFDTNPDQSPPTEYFEVLTLSEIRERKKKLKQEQCLKEMNKKFEEWDPQKNPKSVSDAYKTLFVARLSYKVTEQMLYKEFEQVGPVKSVHMVYDLEGKPRGYAFVEMVHEGDLRVAYDTMNGRKILDRNIFVDVERGRTVTNWRPRRFGNSEATPRVALLPKSSRSIISHHSGSNGFRPGGARDRRDDRRYSSSSGPHRGDRDRARSSRSSGYGSRYDRR from the exons ATGACTCGTTATCTGCCTCTCCATCTGCAGGAACTCTTCAAGCCGCGACCGCCGCTAGAGTACTTGCCGCCACCTGAGCGGCACAAGTCTAGAGGCTATACCGGCATCGCTGCGTTTGTGGACCGTTTCGATACGAATCCAGACCAGTCGCCCCCCACTGAATATTTTGAGGTTCTGACGCTTAGTGAAATTCGAGAGAGGAAAAAGAAACTGAAGCAGGAGCAGTGTCTGaaagaaatgaacaaaaagttCGAAGAGT GGGACCCGCAAAAAAATCCAAAGTCAGTGAGTGATGCGTACAAGACTCTGTTTGTGGCGCGACTG AGCTACAAGGTGACAGAGCAAATGCTGTACAAGGAATTTGAACAGGTTGGGcctgtaaagagtgttcatatggtCTATGATCTTGAAGGAAAGCCGCGCGGATATGCGTTTGTAGAGATGGTGCACGAAGGAGATCTTCGTGTGGCTTATGACACGATGAACGGGCGCAAAATTCTAGATAGGAACATTTTTGTAGATGTCGAACGTGGACGGACGGTAACTAATTGGCGCCCTCGTCGATTTGGAAATTCGGAGGCAACTCCCCGCGTAGCTCTCTTACCAAAGTCCAGTAGGAGCATTATATCTCACCATAGTGGTTCCAATGGATTTAGACCTGGTGGAGCGAGAGACCGCCGAGATGATCGCCGGTATTCCAGTTCATCTGGACCTCATCGCGGAGACCGTGATCGAGCGCGTTCATCTAGGAGTTCTGGATATGGGTCTAGGTATGACCGAAGGTAG
- the LOC126311241 gene encoding 26S proteasome non-ATPase regulatory subunit 6-like, translating into MEDETVVVKLPNLELADLRFYLSIPRYPNKAQVQERLLEAIRKDAMSGFYKYLVAEHYLPLDQDLLASIEQINEEKIKAFDNAIVDAENNLGESEVREALLSKANYFCLIGAKEQAIAAYASTAEKTVALGQRLDITFTLVRLGFFFDDYDLVNRSIRKAHSLMEEGSDWDRRNRLKTYEAIQAMHSRKFDLAANLLIETLATFTSYEVFTLETFIFYTVIAATVSLDRISLKKKIIDSPEVLAVIQKTPHLSSLLNDYYNGEYRNFLIALLGIFELMNHDRLLSQHSRWYFKEMRIKVYAQFLENYQSVQLDSMASQFGLSPKFLDEELSRFISVNRINCKIDKVGGIIQTNRSDNKNVQYETLLKQGDMLLNRIQKLAARVVNM; encoded by the exons ATGGAAGACGAGACGGTAGTTGTCAAGTTGCCCAATCTTGAGCTAGCCGACCTTAGGTTTTATCTCAGCATACCGCGCTATCCAAACAAGGCACAGGTTCAAGAAAGGCTCTTAGAGGCGATAAGAAAAGACG CTATGTCCGGCTTTTACAAGTATCTGGTAGCCGAACATTATCTTCCCCTTGACCAGGATCTGCTGGCTTCAATCGAACAGATCAATGAGGAAAAGATAAAGGCATTCGACAACGCTATAGTCGATGCCGAAAATAACTTGGGGGAATCCGAAGTTCGTGAAGCTCTCCTATCCAAGGCTAACTACTTTTGCCTCATCGGTGCAAAGGAGCAAGCTATCGCTGCTTACGCTTCCACTGCCGAAAAAACCGTCGCTCTGGGCCAACGACTTGACATCACTTTCACCCTTGTCCGCCTTGGATTCTTCTTCGATGATTATGACCTCGTTAATCGCAGCATCCGTAAAGCTCATAGTCTCATGGAAGAAGGTAGTGACTGGGATCGTCGAAACCGACTGAAAACCTATGAAGCCATACAGGCTATGCACTCCAGAAAATTTGACCTAGCCGCAAATCTGTTGATAGAAACCCTCGCTACCTTCACAAGCTACGAAGTCTTCACCCTGGAAACCTTCATCTTCTATACTGTCATTGCCGCCACTGTATCCCTGGACCGTATTTcgttgaagaaaaaaattatcgATAGCCCAGAAGTCCTAGCTGTTATCCAAAAAACACCTCACCTTTCCTCCCTGTTAAATGACTACTATAACGGTGAATATAGAAATTTTTTGATTGCGCTCCTAGGTATCTTTGAGCTCATGAATCATGACCGTCTCTTGTCTCAACACTCACGTTGGTACTTCAAGGAAATGCGAATCAAAGTCTATGCCCAATTTTTAGAAAACTACCAGTCCGTCCAGTTAGACTCTATGGCTAGTCAGTTCGGCCTCTCCCCAAAATTTCTTGACGAGGAACTATCAAGATTCATTTCCGTTAACCGAATCAATTGTAAAATCGACAAAGTCGGCGGAATTATTCAAACCAATAGGTCTGACAACAAAAATGTGCAGTATGAAACTTTACTAAAGCAAGGCGACATGCTACTGAATAGAATACAGAAGCTTGCTGCTCGAGTGGTcaatatgtaa
- the LOC126311245 gene encoding proteasome subunit beta type-3-like, whose amino-acid sequence MGESVMEYNGGSVLAMAGKGCVAFATDLRFGVRSQTVAFDHAKIYRMNDSIFVGLPGLISDAQTLYEKLKFRLNTYELSEEREMKPSTFASILQSMLYAKRFGPFFVEPVVCGLEGNKPYLCAMDLIGAGTSATDFVTSGTSSRAIFGLAETLWRPNMDPEELFETTSQTFLSALDRDAISGWGARVYLLTEDRITCRDLKARQD is encoded by the exons ATG GGGGAATCGGTTATGGAATACAACGGCGGGTCGGTGTTAGCGATGGCAGGGAAAGGGTGTGTAGCGTTTGCGACAGATTTGAGATTTGGTGTTAGGAGTCAGACAGTAGCATTTGATCATGCGAAGATATATCGCATGAACGACAGCATTTTTGTGGGTTTGCCGGGTTTGATTTCAGATGCGCAAACTCTGTATGAGAAATTGAAATTTCGTTTGAACACGTACGAGCTTAGCGAGGAACGTGAGATGAAGCCGAGTACATTTGCTAGCATCTTGCAGAGCATGCTTTATGCCAAGAGGTTTGGTCCATTCTTCGTCGAGCCGGTTGTGTGCGGCTTAGAGGGTAACAAGCCCTATTTATGCGCGATGGATTTAATTGGTGCAGGTACATCGGCTACGGATTTCGTGACGTCTGGTACATCTTCCAGAGCCATATTTGGATTGGCAGAGACGCTATGGAGGCCGAACATGGATCCTGAAGAATTGTTCGAGACCACGTCTCAGACATTTCTCAGTGCGCTCGACCGAGATGCCATTTCTGGTTGGGGCGCTCGGGTCTATTTGCTCACTGAGGACCGCATCACGTGCAGGGATTTAAAGGCTAGACAAGATTAG
- the LOC126311246 gene encoding ribosome biogenesis protein BOP1 homolog, with protein sequence MEVEPAASEDGVDMEKAEERLEEMEKKHLEERIDELEDEWMRYDSDDSENERTLVTIGDVPVRWYEALDHLGYDLEGEKVKRPKGEGEVDRFLALNRDRSGWMSVYNEKTGKRELISEGDMKIIEALREGVAPAKYDPEHWFIPVCTMNPDVMPTSGALRSKRGFVPSRWEAQRIRRLAYALRKGWIKKKVKKEVPRWYMMWNDDEGVVKERGGRVPPPRMRLPGNVESYRPPEEYLYTEEELKKWNSGREGKMLPFVPKRHNGLREVSAYKKYLKERFERCLDLYLCTREQRRRKPIDLKKYEVELPNPDELRPFPSIEMQRYVGHEGYVRKISLDPKGEWLVSGCQDGRVRLYEIKSTRLLSSWSMNQPITCVAWCPNATIPMIAITTASTLGVLVPLPILSPDQIQHLSALWNDYSGGSSSRDNVQKLVSWMLPTSLQRQEGWRLFIEYDPDLTGADLHHVSWHPMGNYISTSSPSGLASSILIHQISKKRTQKPFKSSRGIVHSTQFHPSKPLLFVATHHSVRVYDLSRSVTLMNLRPNAKMISCISVHPSGDHLLVGTYDKKVCWFDLDLGSSPYKVFRYHKQCVRSVQFHPRYPLFATCSDDGSIHVYHATVYQDLLTNPLIVPLKVLRGHSIKSDLGVLDLAFHPTQPWLFSAGSDRTVRLFV encoded by the exons ATGGAAGTTGAACCCGCGGCGAGTGAAGATGGGGTGGACATGGAGAAGGCGGAGGAGAGgttggaggagatggagaagaagcATCTGGAGGAGCGAATTGACGAGTTGGAGGACGAATGGATGCGATATGACAGCGACGATTCAGAGAACGAG AGGACGTTGGTCACGATTGGGGACGTACCGGTTCGCTGGTACGAGGCGTTGGATCACCTTGGGTACGACTTGGAAGGCGAAAAGGTCAAGAGGCCCAAAGgagagggggaggtagacagattTTTAGCGTTGAACCGGGATCGTTCAGGATGGATGTCTGTCTACAACGAGAAGACGGGAAAGAGGGAACTGATAAGCGAGGGAGATATGAAGATCATCGAGGCGTTGAGAGAGGGCGTCGCACCGGCGAAATACGATCCAGAACAT TGGTTTATACCGGTGTGCACAATGAACCCCGACGTGATGCCGACGAGCGGAGCGCTGAGGTCGAAGAGGGGGTTCGTGCCCAGCCGTTGGGAGGCGCAGAGGATACGCAGGTTGGCGTACGCCTTGAGGAAGGGGTGGATTAAGAAGAAGGTGAAGAAGGAGGTGCCGCGGTGGTACATGATGTGGAACGATGACGAGGGAGTGGTgaaggagagaggagggagagttCCGCCGCCGAGGATGAGACTACCTGGAAACGTGGAGTCATATAGGCCGCCCGAGGAGTATTTGTACACCGAAGAGGAATTGAAGAAATGGAATTCGGGCAGAGAAGGGAAGATGCTTCCGTTCGTGCCGAAGAGACACAATGGGCTGCGCGAGGTGAGCGCCTATAAGAAGTATCTGAAAGAGAGGTTTGAGAGGTGCTTGGATTTGTATTTATGTACAAGAGAGCAAAGGAGAAGGAAGCCGATAGATTTGAAGAAGTACGAGGTGGAGTTGCCCAATCCAGACGAATTGCGCCCATTCCCATCTATAGAGATGCAAAGATATGTCGGGCATGAAGGATACGTGAGAAAGATCAGCTTGGATCCAAAAGGGGAGTGGCTGGTATCAGGATGTCAAGATGGCCGAGTTAGGTTGTATGAAATCAAATCAACCCGTCTTTTATCGTCTTGGAGCATGAATCAGCCCATAACGTGCGTCGCCTGGTGTCCGAATGCGACTATTCCTATGATCGCTATCACGACAGCATCCACTCTCGGTGTTTTGGTCCCTCTCCCAATTTTGTCCCCCGATCAAATTCAACATCTTTCGGCCTTGTGGAACGACTACTCTGGCGGGTCCTCCTCTCGTGACAACGTTCAGAAACTCGTCTCTTGGATGTTGCCCACATCCCTTCAGCGCCAGGAAGGCTGGCGCCTCTTCATCGAATATGATCCAGATCTTACTGGTGCCGATCTTCACCATGTCTCCTGGCATCCTATGGGCAACTATATTAGCACCTCTTCGCCCTCTGGACTCGCATCATCTATTCTTATTCATCAAATCTCCAAAAAGCGCACCCAAAAACCATTCAAATCCAGTCGTGGCATCGTTCATTCCACGCAGTTTCACCCTTCCAAACCCCTTCTTTTTGTCGCCACGCATCACTCCGTCCGCGTCTACGACCTCTCTCGCTCTGTCACTCTGATGAATCTTCGCCCGAACGCGAAAATGATTTCCTGCATCTCCGTCCACCCCTCCGGCGATCACCTACTCGTCGGCACCTACGACAAAAAAGTCTGCTGGTTCGACCTCGATCTAGGTTCTTCCCCATACAAAGTTTTCCGCTACCATAAACAGTGTGTGCGCTCGGTCCAATTCCATCCTCGCTACCCTCTCTTTGCCACCTGCTCCGACGATGGCTCCATCCACGTCTACCACGCTACCGTTTATCAGGATCTGCTCACGAACCCTCTCATCGTCCCTCTCAAAGTCCTTCGCGGACACTCCATCAAATCAGACCTCGGCGTCCTCGACCTCGCCTTCCATCCCACCCAACCCTGGCTCTTCAGCGCAGGCTCCGATCGCACCGTCCGCCTCTTTGTCTAA
- the LOC126311247 gene encoding integrator complex subunit 9-like, with protein MHKKTKKKPSVMIRQNALYTQTNSHQTTPTMRLHVLDSVPNASCYLLEIRGVSILIDCGAECWRGEDGHFPELGGGSRSSSPTRLRVSSIDASAIDVVLISNFHSLMALPHLTERGAFHGRVYATEPTVQLGKHLMFDLVDQAEDSPAGARNREDAAEWRHAYDKKSVSSCIGKIQTCVFDEQIELYEGVRVTALSSGYTLGSCNWIIESEYRKIGYVSHSSMATLSGVHTHAQPIELEALKDCDALIIAQLANPEIQTQDLQLANLCNHVGLTISEGGSVLLPIPHVMVVADLLDTLHQYLNSVGLHTIPICFISPICDFVFQYLNISAEWLEKSKQTRVYMPANPFSHLQLIEAGSLLKFDSVKDPKFTACLKKPCIFLASDSSMRAGDAVHLLHSLKNDPKNAVVVIDPGVTDVRRCLVPFEPYQLKVHVCHLDPRLLVSEAALLIETWRPRRLVLPSARSASFQLLQTRAASDYPDIEVYTIDEDYLELSIKRRYDRVYIQYELAKTIRPKPVHGCTRMAAIKATLAQHDGETVLKPSATSSIPSVESHSPLHSALCWGQPIPSSVFAELQRHDRVRHLSIHYENTPSQEPIVFIRASSPSPAIISFSPTSTTIRTDDQETRAWLATILLKQLCLVL; from the exons atgcataaaaaaacaaaaaaaaagccctCAGTAATGATCCGACAAAACGCGCTATATACACAGACCAATTCTCACCAAACCACACCGACGATGAGATTG CACGTGCTGGATTCGGTCCCGAATGCGAGCTGCTATCTGTTGGAGATCAGGGGCGTATCTATTTTGATTGATTGCGGCGCGGAGTGTTGGAGGGGAGAGGACGGGCATTTCCCCGAGCTCGGCGGCGGTTCTAGAAGCAGCTCCCCGACGCGTCTGAGGGTATCATCAATCGACGCGTCGGCAATAGACGTGGTGCTGATCAGCAACTTTCACTCGTTGATGGCGCTGCCGCACCTGACAGAGCGAGGCGCGTTTCACGGAAGAGTCTACGCGACAGAGCCCACGGTACAGCTGGGAAAGCACCTGATGTTCGATCTCGTTGATCAGGCAGAAGACTCCCCCGCAGGAGCGCGAAATCGCGAAGACGCCGCCGAATGGAGGCATGCGTACGATAAAAAAAGTGTGTCCTCGTGTATAGGAAAAATTCAGACATGCGTATTTGACGAACAGATTGAGCTCTACGAAGGAGTGAGAGTAACGGCGTTGAGCTCCGGATACACTCTGGGCAGTTGCAATTGGATCATTGAGTCGGAGTACCGGAAGATAGGATATGTGTCTCATTCCAGCATGGCGACTCTGAGTGGTGTTCACACACACGCACAGCCAATAGAACTGGAGGCGTTGAAGGACTGCGACGCATTGATAATAGCTCAATTGGCGAACCCAGAGATACAAACACAAGATCTACAGCTAGCCAATCTGTGTAATCACGTTGGGCTGACAATTAGTGAGGGTGGCAGCGTCTTGTTGCCCATACCGCATGTCATGGTCGTAGCTGACTTGCTTGACACATTGCACCAGTACTTAAACAGCGTTGGCCTCCACACCATTCCCATCTGTTTTATATCGCCCATTTGTGATTTTGTATTTCAATACTTGAATATATCTGCTGAATGGCTTGAAAAATCCAAACAGACGCGCGTATACATGCCAGCTAATCCTTTCAGCCATCTGCAACTCATAGAAGCCGGGTCTTTGCTCAAGTTTGATTCCGTAAAAGACCCCAAGTTTACGGCCTGTCTGAAGAAGCCCTGCATTTTCCTCGCATCTGATAGCTCTATGCGCGCCGGCGACGCGGTACACTTGCTTCACTCACTCAAAAACGACCCAAAAAACGCGGTCGTCGTCATTGATCCGGGCGTGACGGACGTCCGCCGCTGTCTCGTGCCGTTCGAGCCCTACCAACTTAAAGTCCACGTGTGTCACCTAGATCCGCGTTTGCTTGTATCCGAAGCAGCATTGCTCATCGAAACGTGGAGACCCAGGAGACTCGTCCTTCCATCGGCCCGCTCTGCGTCCTTCCAGCTCCTACAGACACGTGCTGCCTCCGACTACCCAGACATCGAAGTTTACACGATTGACGAAGACTACCTAGAGCTCAGTATAAAAAGGCGCTACGATCGTGTCTACATCCAATATGAGCTCGCGAAAACCATTCGACCAAAACCAGTACACGGCTGTACCCGCATGGCCGCCATCAAAGCCACTCTTGCCCAGCACGACGGAGAAACCGTTTTGAAGCCATCTGCAACCAGCAGCATTCCGTCTGTTGAAAGCCACTCCCCTTTGCATTCAGCACTATGCTGGGGACAACCGATTCCTAGCTCCGTCTTCGCCGAACTCCAGCGACACGATAGAGTCCGGCATCTGTCTATCCACTACGAAAATACGCCTTCTCAAGAGCCGATTGTCTTCATTCGTGCATCTTCGCCTTCTCCAGCGATTATCTCCTTCTCGCCCACCAGTACTACCATTCGTACCGACGACCAAGAAACGCGCGCATGGCTCGCGACAATTCTGCTCAAGCAGCTGTGCCTTGTCCTGTAG